The DNA sequence TTTTACGCTTTTTGTCAATTCGTATTATCAATGCGTGAACTCTTTTTCTTTATTTACCGCTTTCGGGGGCTGGTATTATTCTTAATACTGGAACTGATTTGTGGTTGGCTTATCGTCTCCAATAACTCTTATCAGAGTATTGCCTTTTTTCATACCTCTAACCGGGCAATCGGTACGGTGTATGAAAACAAAAAGGAGGTGTCCGATTATTTTAATCTCAAGGTGGTTAATGAACAACTTGCCGCTGAAAATGCCCACCTGCGCTCGGCGCTGATGATGGCTGAGGCGACCAATTATTTTTGGTCCAATGAGTTTTCAGCAGATAGCGTGCGCCTTAATCAGTATAAATTTACACCGGTACAGGTGATCAATAACTCTATTGATGTTTACCACAATTACATTACCATCGACAAAGGTGCGATGGATGGCCTCAAGCCCAATATGGGGGTGATTGGCCCTAATGGGGTGGTCGGTAAAGTAAAATCTGTGAGTCAGCACTATGCGACGGTGGTTTCGATGCTGAACAACAAATTCCTGGTGTCTGCCAAATTGCAGCCGGCCAATGCGCTGTGTTCTGTTAACTGGCCTGGGGAAGATTATGAGATGGCCGACCTGAACTATGTGCCGCGGCACGTCAGGTTGTCGGTAGGTGATACGGTTCGTACTTCTGGCTTCGATGGGATTTTTCCAAAAAATACCATGATCGGTACAGTGGCCTCTTTTGAGGTGCCCGAGCAGGCGGTATTTTACCGTATCCGCTTAAAGCTGGCCACCGATTTCTCTTCTTTGAGTTACCTTTATGTGGTAGAGAACAAGTTGAAAGAGGAGCAAAATGCTCTTGAACAAGAAAGTAAGAAACAGTAATGAAAGGCAATAATATTTTACAGATCGTTCACTTCTTTGTCTACCTGTTGATTCAGGTGCTGGTGTTCAAAGGGGTTGCCTTGTTTGGCAGTGGCTTTATCATGATTTATGTCGCTTTTCTTCTTTTATTGCCTGTTGATACCGATAAATCAACCCTGCTGGTGTTGGGTTTCCTTTCTGGCCTTGCAGTGGACTGGTTTTACGATTCTATGGGAATTCATGCAGCGGCAATGGTGGCATTGGCGTATTTGCGCCCAAAATGGATGGGGATGATTATGCCCAAAGGTGGTTATGATGCCGGCACTTTGCCTTTGGTTTCAAACTATGGCTTCAACTGGTTTGCGGCTTATGCCCTGCCGCTGATTTTTGTTCATCACTTCCTGCTTTTTGTTATTCAGGCAGGAGGGTTCGCCATGCCCGTCAATCTGCTGGTCAAATCATCGTTCAGTATGTTGCTGACCTTCATTTTGATCGTGTTGTCGCAATCATTGTTCTACCGCGTAAAACGAAAGTCTTATGAATAATAGCAGGAGAATAGTCATTCAGTTGTTGATTGCATCAGTGGCGATTTTGTTCTGCAGTAAGTTGTTTTACATGCAGGTGATTGATGATGACTACAAATCTGCCGCACAAAACAACGTGATGAAACGCTTTGTCAGTTATCCCTTCAGAGGGATGATCTCGGACAGGAATAATCACCTGATGGTCTATAACGACCCTGTTTACGACATCAAAATCGTTCCCAAAGAATTTAAGAATGTGGATACGGCAGCCTTCTGTCAGCGCTTTGATATTCCGCATAAGGATTTTGACAAGCTATGGAAAAAGGCCCGACGCTATTCCTGGGTGAAAGCTTCTACGCTTAAAAAACAGCTGACCAAGGAAGAGTTTGCCGAGATTGAAAGTTACCTGATTGACTTTCCCGGTGTGTATGTCTCTCCGCGTACGGTCAGGGGCTACAATTATAAATCCGCAGCCAACGCACTGGGTTATATTGGTGAAATTCCTCCGCGGCAGCTAAAAAAAGACACCCTGAAGTATTACCGAGAAGGGGATTATGTCGGCCGTAGTGGGCTGGAATCTTATTATGAAGAATACCTGCGTGGACAACGCGGAGCAAGTTATAAAATGGTGAATGTCCGTGGGGTGGTGAAGGGATCATTTCAGGGCGGAGAGTATGATACGCTTTCGGTTCCTGGTAAAAACCTGACCTCTACAATTGACCTCGACCTGCAAGCCTATGCAGAGAAACTGATGAAAGGCAAGGTGGGGTCGCTGGTGGCTATTGAGCCAAGCACCGGAGAAATTCTGGCCATGGTATCAGCACCTGATTATGACCCCGGACTGTTGTCGGGTCGGTTACTCGGGAAAAATATTGGCAAGCTTTACGGCGATTCTTTGAAGCCGCTGTTCAACCGTCCAATAATGGCTGCCTACCCTCCGGGTTCCATCTTTAAAACGCTTCAAGCGCTGGTGGCTTTGCAGGAAGGAGTGATTCGGCCTGGTGAGAAAATTTATTGTGATCATAAACTGATCGGTGACCATGCGCCTATCGGACTGTTCGATATTCAGCGTGCGATCAAATACTCTTCAAATAACTTTTTTGTAAAAGTGTTCAAAGAGGTGCTGAACAGGGGAGTAGATTCCAATACTTTTGTGGATTCCCGCCTTGGGCTCGATAAGTGGCACTCTTATATGCTGCGGTTTGGGCTGGGGCAACGGCTTGGTATAGATTTGCCAGGAGAGAAGAAAGGCTATATTCCAAGCTCTGCATTTTATGACCGCTATTATGGGCATAACCGATGGAAAGCCTCCAATATTCAATCTCTTGCAATTGGGCAGGGAGAGGTTTTGGTGACGCCGATTCAGATGGCCAATATGGGGGCGTTGCTGGCCAATCGAGGTTATTTCTATACGCCACACCTGATCAAAGATGTTGATGGTAACGGCCCGCTGGAGAAATATACCATTAAGCATGAAACCAATATAGACCCTGCTTATTATGACGAGGTGATCAAAGGGATGGAACAGGTAGTGCAGGGAACGGCCACCCGGGCTTATATCAAAGATTTTCCGATTGCAGGAAAAACGGGTACCGTTCAAAACCCACACGGTCCGGATCACTCGGTGTTCATGGCATTTGCGCCTGTGGAGCACCCGAAAATTGCGGTTTCAGTGTATGTTGAAAACGCAGGATGGGGTGGCCGTGCGGCAACGGCGATCTCTGGGCTTGTTCTGGAGAAATATGTTCGTGGTCACATTACGCGGCCATGGATGGAAAAATATGTGTTGAAAGGAGATTTCTTATACTAATGGAAGATCAGATTCAAAGAAAAGGCAGGTTTCTGGGGAACTTGGACTGGCTTGCAGTATTGTTGTTTTTCATGCTGGTATTTGTCGGCTGGCTGAACATCTATGCCGCCGTTTATAACGAGGAAGCCCATCGCAGTATTTTTGACCTGGGACTGAATTCCGGAAAACAGTTGCTGTGGGTCGGAACGACCATCGTATTGGTAACGGGTATCCTGGCAGTTGATTTCAAATTTTTCGATTCTTTCGCCTATGTCATTTATGGGGTGGTCATGCTTACCTTGGTCATCGTTTTGATCTTCGGTCGCGAGGTGGCAGGCTCAAAATCTTGGCTGGAAATTGGTGCTTTCAGGTTGCAACCCGCAGAGTTTGCCAAATTTGCCACGGCCCTTGGTGTAGCGAAATTCCTCTCCTCCCCCTCCATGAAGATGGATAAACTCATGACTTATGTAAGGGCGGCGATGCTGATTTTACTTCCCATGGCACTGATTGTCCTTCAGGGAGATGTGGGTTCGGCGATGGTATTCCTGATTCTGGTACTGGCTTTTTACCGCGAGGGATTAACCGGCCTGGTCCTGGTGATTCCAACCGTTATTGGGGCGGTGAGTTTGCTCTCTTTGCTGTATCCCGTTGTTGCCGTAACCCTGGGTTTGCTGGCTGTGGCGGTACTCATTATTGCTATTGGCGAGAAAACCAAAAAGCGGATAGCCATGGTGGTGGTAAGTCTGGGCTTTCTCTGTATGGTATCGGTAGGGGTGCATTATGTGGTGTTCAACATCTTTAAGCCTCACCAACAGGGGCGTGTGAAGGCATTTATTGACCCTGACGGGGATCCGCTCGGTGTTGGCTGGAATGTAACGCAAGCCAAAATTGCCATTGGTTCTGGTGGTTTTTGGGGCAAAGGTTTTTTACATGGGACACAAACGAAGTTTGATTTTGTCCCTGAACAAAGTACTGACTTTATCTTCTGTACCATCGGAGAGGAACATGGCTGGGTAGGTTCGGCAGGGGTAGTGCTGCTGTTTGCCTTGTTTATGTTTAGGCTGATATTTTTAGCCGAACGACAGAAATCCCGCTTCGTGCGGGTGTATGGTTATTGTGTGGTCTCGATTATATTTTTTCACTGGTTTGTGAATGTCGGCATGACCATCGGCCTGTTTCCCGTAATTGGGATTCCGCTGCCACTGGTGAGTTATGGGGGCTCCTCCCTCTGGGCATTTACCATGCTGATATTTATCTTTATCAAGCTGGATGCACACCGTATGCAAATGATGGCCCGATAGCTTGAATGAAAATAAAAAAACGCCTGCTTGATGTTATTTGAACACTAAAGCAGGCGTTTTTATTTATAATTTTTGAAAATCAGTTGAAATTTGAATTAATTTAAGGAATCTCTACCTAATTATTACTTCAATATTTTCAAGCATATTTTTTCTCAGGAGGCATGGAATACAGAAGAATCGCTATTTTAATGAAATTGAGCTAATATAATTTAGTTTGTTTCTCATAGATGATTATTTTTACCATTATTTCTGTGTTAAAGTAGTCAAAATAGAAACAATTGCCTTTTTCTACTTTATAGAAATCTGATTAAATTAAGTATTGTAATTTCTGTTTTTAATCATTGCTTCAACCTATTGAGAAATTTTACCCAACCAACCATGATTCACTCAAAGGGCTTTTTTGCTGCCTTTCTTATCTGTTTGCTTTTTACATGGGCAACGACGGAAGTGCATGCCCAGACCAATAAAGTGGCACGTATTACTCTTGAGGATGGTAAGAAATATACCAATTCTACTTTCATAAAAGTCAGTTTTGAATTGGTGAAGCCTTCTACCAAAGGGTTTATTGATCAGATGCAGCTTTCTGAAGATCCAAGTTTTGCCAAAGCCAAATGGCATCCCTTTAAAATGGATGGAATTAGCTATCAGGTAACCGGTGGGGATGGCCTGAAGAAAATTCATCTTCGATTCAAGGATAAAGCAGGAAATGTATCTCCTTCTGATTATGCCACCGTAGTTATTGACCGACAATCTCCGGTGGGATCGTTAAAAATCAATGATGGCAATGAGTACACCAACGATCATCAGGGGCGGGTAATCCTGCAACTTGAAAGTTCTGAAGCTTCCCGCATTTATCTGTCAAATCATGATAATCCATTATCGGTGAAACCGATGGCCATGGAAAAAGTGATGCGGTGGAATCTTGATGCCAATAGTGACGGCATCAAGTCGGTGTATGCAATACTTGAAGACCGTGCGGGTAACCGCTCAGAATTATTGAAGGCGTCTATTCAATTGGATCGTCAGGCACCGACTGGTGGTGAGCTCATCATCAATGATGGGCAGGAAGTGACGAATGATCAAGAGGTGCGCCTGAAAATCAAAGCCATGGATTTGGACATGATCAGGTTGGTGGATCATGAAGTGGCAGAGGTATTGAAGTTCAAGCCATCGTCGAGTGGCTATATGGAACTGGACTGGAAGCTTAAAGGAGAAGATGGCTTAAAAAAAATAGCCGTGTTCTTTATGGATAAGGCCAAAAACAGAACGACCTCACCTGTGGTTGCTGAAATCAAACTTGACCGCAAAGGGCCTGAAGTGGTTACCTTTAAAATTAATGGCGGTGAACGATATGCCTCAAGCCCTAAAGGGCAGGTGGACCTCGGGATTGTTGTTAAGGAACCATCCAATGTTAAACATCTTGAGATTAGTAATGATGCCATGTTTGCGGTATCGAATACTTTCCCTTATCAGGCTAAAATTCCTTGGGAACTTGAAGCCAGTGAAGATGGTGTGAAAACGGTTTATGTGCGCCTTACAGATCTTCTGGGCAATGTTTCCGATGTTTATCAAACGAAAATATTCCTGAAAAGAACTTACCCTAAGGGGCTGAGAATTCAGGTGCAAAAAGGCGAGGAATATATCGCCAAACGTGAAGTTTCTGTACACATGAAGGCCATCGATGCCAAATTTATGCAGGTCAGCGAGTCACCTTCTTTCAATAATAGTGCAGAATGGTTGCCTTATGAAACCCGCACTCTACTGACGCTTTCTGCCGAGGACGGTCCGAAAACCGTGTTCGCCCGATTCAAAGATGAGGTAGGGAATGTTTCCGAGCCGATTTCCACAAAAGTAATTTTAGATCAAACGCCTCCTGAAGGTAGTTTGGTGGTGAATGGTGGGGAGCCCTTCGTAACGGCAAAAGATAAAGTAACTGCTTTGAATATTACCGCGGGCGCTGATGCACAGGCCATGCGTATCAGCAATATTAATGATTTTACCCGTTCACCGTGGCGCCCAGTTCTTGAAGAGGTTCGTCCATGGATTTTGGCAGGTGATGATGGTCTGAAGAATGTTTATCTTCAGTTAAGAGACAAAGCGGGGAATATTTCTGAAACGATTGTAGGTTCTGTTACTTTGGACCGTTCCAAGCCTACAAAAGTTGTTTTCAGGTTGAATGATGGCAGCAAATGGCACAATAGCATGGAGCCTAAAGTGAAAGTTTCGCTGGAAGTGGAAGGCGCCCATGAAATGATGCTCTCCAACGATGAGACTTTTGCAGGAGCGAAATGGCAGCCTTACAAATCAGAAGTATATTACACACTTCCTAAAGGCGAGGGGATGAAAATGGTTTATGCCAAGTTCCGTAACAAAGCAAAAATTACTACCGACCCCGTCTACGCAAGAATTATGCGGGACACCAAGGCGCCCGTGATTCAGGAAGTAAAGGTCAATAATGATGTCTTTTATGTAACTGCCCGGGATCGCCGTATTCCGGTTGAGGTGAAAGCCGATGGGGCCAATTTTGTATGCATTTCTGGTCAGGCACTGACACAGTCGGAATTGGAAGACCGTTCGGTGTGGAAAAATTACGAGCCGTTGAGCTCGTGGACGCTCTCGGATGCCGAAGGGGAGCAAGAGATTTATGTGTACTGCCGAGATTACGCAGGAAACATCAGTAAGCCTGTGCAGAAAAAAGTGAGTTTGGTTACCACCCAGGTGGAAGTGGCGAGCTTTAAAATTAATAACGGACAGAAATACACCAATAAGGAAGATAAAGCTGTGGAGCTGAACTTCGATGTGAAAGAAGCAGATGAGATGATGATCTCAAATTGGGAGCATTTTGCCAATGCCAAATGGGAGCCTTTCCAAAGCACCAAAACCATTAAGCTTGATGGGGGCGATGGCGTGAAAACCGTGTTTGCCAAATTTAGAAATAAGGCAAAAGTGGAAACACCTTCTTATTTTGGACGAATTATTCTGGATCGTGAAGCACCTGTTCAATGCCGTGTGCAACTGAATAATGACTCTACATTTACGACTCATCCTGAGCGTAAGGTAAAGGTTAAGCTGAGAGCATTGGGAGCGAAATACATGATGGTTTCAGAGCATAAATCTTTTGATAATGCCAAATGGGAGCCTTATAACTCGCGGATGGTCTATCAGTTCAAAGGGCCTGATGGTGAAAAAACACTTTACGCCAAGTTTAAAGATGAGCCAGGCAATGAGTCGGCGATCGTCTCGGCCTCTATTTATTCTGATGTTACACCTCCGGAAGGCGTGAACTTTGTCATAAATAATGGTGCTAAATATACCAATGACAGCAAGAAGTCGGTGGTGCTAAAAATTCAGGCGAATAAAGCCCGTCAGATGATGATCGATTATTCGCCCTCTTTCTCAAAAGGAAAATGGGAACCGTACCGCGAAGAGAAGAAGATTGAGCTTCCGGGAGGCGACGGCGAAAAAGTATTGTACATCAAATTTAGAGATGAGGCAGGCAATGAGTCCAAGCTGATGACCTCAAAAATATTATTGAAACGCAGTTTCAACTAAACAAAAAAAACTCCCTGAGATCAATCAGGGAGTTTTTTGTTTTTAAGGCTATTTATTGGCGCGTACACACGCTAATAGATTACTGAATTTCAATTCTTTTCACCAAGTCCACTTCTTCAATTTTGGTCATCTCTAAGGTTAGAATGCCATTATTGAAAGTGGCGGTAATGCTTTCAAGATCGATGGTTTTAGGGATTTTAAAAGAACGCTCAAAACCATTAAGGTGAAATTCTCGGCGAATCACTTTATCTTCATTTTTTGGTGCTGCTTCCGTTGCTTTATCAGTCTCGGCGGCTTCTTCCGCTTTATTTTCTGTGGCTTTTTCTACTTGCTGAAGGCTTGCCGATACTGTCAGTAAATTGTTTTTTACACTCAGGTTCAAGTCTTCTTTTCGATAGCCCGCAGTAATCAGCTCAATTCTGAAGCCGTTTGGCGTTTCAAAAACATTCACAGGCACTTGATATTGTACTTGGTCAGCGCCAAGTGGTGATCCGAAATTGCGGTCCAAAACTTTAAATAATTCATTGGCATTTTGAACCATTGTTCTTGGGTTGCTAATCGTCATCATATCTTTTGTTGTTTAGGTTTTATTATCAAATACAATTCATCCTGATCAACTCCTGTACCAATCCAATTTTTAAGTCAAATAGACAAACTTCGAGTCATTTAAGCTGACATAATGTCTTTAATTTATGTTTTTTTGAAAAATTAAGTGCCATAATGGCTGGTTTTTACTTGTTTTAGTTCCCTGTCTGTCGCAGTTCAGTTTGTTGTTCCCGATCTGCTATAAGAATCATGGGCCAAATTCGACCAAATTGAGCCAAAAAATGGGGCACAAAAAAAACACCCCATCACTGAGGTGTTGTAAGTTATTTCGTGTAGTATTTCCCTTGCCAGGTATCTCTCTCTTCCATTCGCTTCTCTATTTGTTCGAGCAAGCTGAAGCCGCGCATCATGCCCCAGTGCGGCGCGATCTTAATGCTTGGCGGAGCCTCACTGGTGAATCGCTGTATCTGCAAGTCTGGGCGCATTCGCTCTACAAAGTTGATCACAAAATCAATATAATCCTCCACCCCAAAAAAGTCGAATTGCTCCGGATAGTCCTTGTATTGTTTGGCCATCACGGTTCCTTTAACAATTTGAAGCTGATGAAATTTAATGGAATCCATCGGAAGTTCATTGATCAGTGTTACCTGTTCCAGCATCCTTTCGCGGCTGTCGTTTGGAAAGCCAAACATTAAGTGCCCCCCCACATGAAAACCTCGCCCAACAGCTCTTTGGATAGCATCCACGGCATCTTCAAAAGTATGGCCACGGTTTACGCTCTCGAGGGTGTCGTTGTAGCAGGATTCTATGCCAAACTCCAGGACGATAATGTATTTCTTTGCAAGCTCCTGCAGGTAGTCAAGTTGCTCATTGGTAATGCAATCAGGGCGTGTGCCAATCACCAGGCCGTCAATATCAGGATGCGAAAGTGCTTCATCATATACTTTTTTGATGGCCTCCAAACTTCCATAGGTATTGGTGTACGACTGGAAATAGCCGACAAAGTGCGCGGTGCGCTTATAGCGTTGTTTAAGGAATTTCAGTCCTTCATTCAGCTGGTCAGTAATGGAAGGGTGCTGCTTAACGTAACTTGGCGTAAAGCTTTCATTATTACAAAATGTACAGCCCCCCCTGCCGAGGGATCCATCACGATTCGGGCAGGTAAAGTCTGCGTTGATCGATACTTTTTGTACTCGTCCACCGAAAGTTTGCTTCAGGTGATCCGAATAAGCATTGTACCGTCGGTTGGTGTTCCAAAATATTGGGGCTTTTTGTTCTTCTGTAATCATTGCGCAAAGGTAAAAAGGTAAAGCGTGATTTGCATATAAAATCAGAGCAACTAAAGTGCCATGATATAAAATGTGTATTTTAGTCGTGCTGAAAGGGATCTTTACCCCACCGTGTAACCCCAATGTATGGGAAGGAGGATAAATTGAAGCCTTTGAAAAGAAATTTTTTGATGATGAATAACAGTTGTTGGATTGTATTTCTGGCTTTCCTGATCGGTGGGTCGGCCTACGCGCAGGGCCGTGCCAAAGGGTATGTTTGCTACCGCACAGATCAGCCTATAAATATTGATGGAAAAGCCGATGAGGCGGTTTGGAATAAGGTTCCATGGACCAATTCCTTTCGGGATATTGAGGGGGATTCACGGCCTTTGCCGAAGTTTGATACCAAAGTGAAAATGCTTTGGGATGATGAATACCTGTACTTCTACACTTATCTTGAGGAGCCTGATCTCTGGGCGACGCTCACAGAAAGGGAGTCCATCATTTATCTCGACAATGATTTTGAAGTGTTTATCGACCCAAATAATGACGGACAGCATTACTACGAGTTTGAAATCAATGCACTCGGAACCGAATGGGATTTACTGCTGACACAGCCTTATCGCTTTGGAGGGAAGCCCGTATTTGACTGGGATATTAAGGGGATGAAAACAGCCGTGCATCTGGATGGTACCCTGAATGATCCGTCGGATAAAGACCGAGGCTGGGGAATTGAAATTGCCATGCCCTGGAGTAGCCTGAATGAATTATCTGCCCGTCGGGCAAAACCAAAATCCGGAGAACAGTGGCGCCTGAACTTTTCGCGCGTGCAGTATGAATTGCATAAGGAAAATGGGCAATATGTGAAAGTAAAAGGGGACGACGGAAAGCCTTTGCCGGAGTACAACTGGGTTTGGGTACCTACGGGGAAAATTGATATGCACCGGCCTAATCGCTGGGGGTATTTGCAGTTTTCGGACCTGAAGGCAGGTGATGGGAAAGAAGATTTTATCGCTGATCCGGATTATGCTCTTCAGCAATATTTATTTACCCTCATTGATGAACAACGCAAATACAAAGCGCAACACGGGCATTATACCGAGTTGGCGAATTTGCAGGTTGAGGAATGGGCGCCGGAAAAAGCAGTGGCCGTCCAGTTTTATGACGGTCCGGTGTTGTCGGTAGGAGCTTCCAACGCAGCACGGACGAAGCGTTATTTTGTGACCATGGAAGGAAAACTGATTGTAGAAAATTTAAAATAACAGGATATGAAATTTTTTGATTTTTTGAAATTCCCAATCGGGTGGCTGGGATTGTTGGCAGGGATTAGTCTGCTGACTTCTTGTGGGACATCAACAGCTACAGAAATTGAACAAGCGAAAAACTGGGCATGGATTACTCCAGA is a window from the Persicobacter psychrovividus genome containing:
- the mreC gene encoding rod shape-determining protein MreC encodes the protein MRELFFFIYRFRGLVLFLILELICGWLIVSNNSYQSIAFFHTSNRAIGTVYENKKEVSDYFNLKVVNEQLAAENAHLRSALMMAEATNYFWSNEFSADSVRLNQYKFTPVQVINNSIDVYHNYITIDKGAMDGLKPNMGVIGPNGVVGKVKSVSQHYATVVSMLNNKFLVSAKLQPANALCSVNWPGEDYEMADLNYVPRHVRLSVGDTVRTSGFDGIFPKNTMIGTVASFEVPEQAVFYRIRLKLATDFSSLSYLYVVENKLKEEQNALEQESKKQ
- a CDS encoding Rod shape-determining protein MreD; this translates as MKGNNILQIVHFFVYLLIQVLVFKGVALFGSGFIMIYVAFLLLLPVDTDKSTLLVLGFLSGLAVDWFYDSMGIHAAAMVALAYLRPKWMGMIMPKGGYDAGTLPLVSNYGFNWFAAYALPLIFVHHFLLFVIQAGGFAMPVNLLVKSSFSMLLTFILIVLSQSLFYRVKRKSYE
- the mrdA gene encoding penicillin-binding protein 2 — encoded protein: MNNSRRIVIQLLIASVAILFCSKLFYMQVIDDDYKSAAQNNVMKRFVSYPFRGMISDRNNHLMVYNDPVYDIKIVPKEFKNVDTAAFCQRFDIPHKDFDKLWKKARRYSWVKASTLKKQLTKEEFAEIESYLIDFPGVYVSPRTVRGYNYKSAANALGYIGEIPPRQLKKDTLKYYREGDYVGRSGLESYYEEYLRGQRGASYKMVNVRGVVKGSFQGGEYDTLSVPGKNLTSTIDLDLQAYAEKLMKGKVGSLVAIEPSTGEILAMVSAPDYDPGLLSGRLLGKNIGKLYGDSLKPLFNRPIMAAYPPGSIFKTLQALVALQEGVIRPGEKIYCDHKLIGDHAPIGLFDIQRAIKYSSNNFFVKVFKEVLNRGVDSNTFVDSRLGLDKWHSYMLRFGLGQRLGIDLPGEKKGYIPSSAFYDRYYGHNRWKASNIQSLAIGQGEVLVTPIQMANMGALLANRGYFYTPHLIKDVDGNGPLEKYTIKHETNIDPAYYDEVIKGMEQVVQGTATRAYIKDFPIAGKTGTVQNPHGPDHSVFMAFAPVEHPKIAVSVYVENAGWGGRAATAISGLVLEKYVRGHITRPWMEKYVLKGDFLY
- the rodA gene encoding rod shape-determining protein RodA; the protein is MEDQIQRKGRFLGNLDWLAVLLFFMLVFVGWLNIYAAVYNEEAHRSIFDLGLNSGKQLLWVGTTIVLVTGILAVDFKFFDSFAYVIYGVVMLTLVIVLIFGREVAGSKSWLEIGAFRLQPAEFAKFATALGVAKFLSSPSMKMDKLMTYVRAAMLILLPMALIVLQGDVGSAMVFLILVLAFYREGLTGLVLVIPTVIGAVSLLSLLYPVVAVTLGLLAVAVLIIAIGEKTKKRIAMVVVSLGFLCMVSVGVHYVVFNIFKPHQQGRVKAFIDPDGDPLGVGWNVTQAKIAIGSGGFWGKGFLHGTQTKFDFVPEQSTDFIFCTIGEEHGWVGSAGVVLLFALFMFRLIFLAERQKSRFVRVYGYCVVSIIFFHWFVNVGMTIGLFPVIGIPLPLVSYGGSSLWAFTMLIFIFIKLDAHRMQMMAR
- a CDS encoding Hsp20/alpha crystallin family protein, whose translation is MMTISNPRTMVQNANELFKVLDRNFGSPLGADQVQYQVPVNVFETPNGFRIELITAGYRKEDLNLSVKNNLLTVSASLQQVEKATENKAEEAAETDKATEAAPKNEDKVIRREFHLNGFERSFKIPKTIDLESITATFNNGILTLEMTKIEEVDLVKRIEIQ
- a CDS encoding TIGR01212 family radical SAM protein (This family includes YhcC from E. coli K-12, an uncharacterized radical SAM protein.); this encodes MITEEQKAPIFWNTNRRYNAYSDHLKQTFGGRVQKVSINADFTCPNRDGSLGRGGCTFCNNESFTPSYVKQHPSITDQLNEGLKFLKQRYKRTAHFVGYFQSYTNTYGSLEAIKKVYDEALSHPDIDGLVIGTRPDCITNEQLDYLQELAKKYIIVLEFGIESCYNDTLESVNRGHTFEDAVDAIQRAVGRGFHVGGHLMFGFPNDSRERMLEQVTLINELPMDSIKFHQLQIVKGTVMAKQYKDYPEQFDFFGVEDYIDFVINFVERMRPDLQIQRFTSEAPPSIKIAPHWGMMRGFSLLEQIEKRMEERDTWQGKYYTK
- a CDS encoding carbohydrate-binding family 9-like protein, whose amino-acid sequence is MKRNFLMMNNSCWIVFLAFLIGGSAYAQGRAKGYVCYRTDQPINIDGKADEAVWNKVPWTNSFRDIEGDSRPLPKFDTKVKMLWDDEYLYFYTYLEEPDLWATLTERESIIYLDNDFEVFIDPNNDGQHYYEFEINALGTEWDLLLTQPYRFGGKPVFDWDIKGMKTAVHLDGTLNDPSDKDRGWGIEIAMPWSSLNELSARRAKPKSGEQWRLNFSRVQYELHKENGQYVKVKGDDGKPLPEYNWVWVPTGKIDMHRPNRWGYLQFSDLKAGDGKEDFIADPDYALQQYLFTLIDEQRKYKAQHGHYTELANLQVEEWAPEKAVAVQFYDGPVLSVGASNAARTKRYFVTMEGKLIVENLK